In Populus alba chromosome 1, ASM523922v2, whole genome shotgun sequence, a single window of DNA contains:
- the LOC118033766 gene encoding calcium-dependent protein kinase 1 encodes MGNCNSLASSSSNTTNHRNPPPSNGGIKVLPPNASPPPRSQFLHHSLAAVGRVLGRPMEDVRNTYTFGREVGRGQFGVTYSVTHKETKQHFACKSIAKRKLINRDDIEDVLREVQIMHHLTGHRNVVELKGAYEDRHSVNLIMELCEGGELFDRILTKGHYSERAAANLCRQIVTVVHNCHTMGVIHRDLKPENFLFLSTHEDSPLKATDFGLSVFFKPGDVFKDLVGSAYYVAPEVLRRNYGAEVDIWSAGVILYILLSGVPPFWGETEQAIFDSILRGHIDFSSAPWPSITSSAKDLVKQMLRADPKERLSAVEVLNHPWMREDGAPDKPLDIAVLTRMKQFRAMNKLKKIALKVIAENLSEEEIMGLKEMFKSIDTDNNGTITFEELKAGLPKLGTKLSESEVRQLMEAADVDGNGTIDYIEFITATMHMNRMEREDHLYKAFEYFDKDKSGYITMEELEQALMKYNMGDSKTIKEIIAEVDTDHDGRINYEEFVAMMRKGNPELASNRRRK; translated from the exons ATGGGAAACTGCAACAGCCTTGCCTCCTCTTCCTCCAACACCACCAACCACCGCAACCCTCCTCCTTCTAACGGTGGCATCAAAGTCCTTCCTCCAAATGCCTCTCCACCACCGCGATCTCAATTCCTCCACCACTCCTTGGCCGCAGTCGGCAGAGTCCTCGGGCGGCCGATGGAGGATGTAAGAAATACATACACATTTGGTCGCGAGGTAGGTCGCGGCCAGTTTGGAGTCACATACTCAGTGACTCACAAGGAGACTAAACAGCACTTCGCTTGCAAGTCAATTGCTAAACGGAAGCTCATCAATCGTGATGATATTGAAGATGTTCTCCGTGAAGTACAGATCATGCATCACCTTACTGGTCACAG GAATGTAGTGGAATTGAAGGGAGCTTACGAGGATCGGCATTCAGTGAATTTAATAATGGAGTTGTGTGAAGGAGGGGAGTTGTTTGATCGGATATTAACAAAAGGGCATTATTCAGAGAGAGCCGCAGCCAATTTGTGCAGGCAAATTGTAACTGTTGTGCATAATTGTCACACAATGGGAGTGATTCATAGGGATTTGAAGCCCGAGAATTTCCTTTTTTTGAGTACTCATGAGGATTCCCCTTTGAAGGCTACTGATTTTGGGCTCTCTGTGTTTTTTAAGCCAG GAGATGTGTTTAAAGACCTTGTTGGAAGTGCTTATTATGTAGCTCCTGAAGTATTGCGACGAAATTATGGAGCTGAGGTTGACATTTGGAGTGCTGGggttatattatatattcttcTGAGTGGTGTTCCACCATTCTGGGGAG AGACTGAACAGGCCATCTTTGATTCTATTCTCCGGGGACATATCGATTTCTCCTCTGCTCCATGGCCTTCCATAACTAGTAGTGCCAAAGATCTCGTGAAACAGATGCTAAGAGCTGATCCAAAGGAACGACTTTCGGCAGTTGAAGTTCTAA ATCATCCATGGATGCGAGAAGATGGTGCCCCTGATAAGCCTCTTGATATTGCTGTTTTAACTAGAATGAAACAATTCAGGGCAATgaacaaactgaaaaaaatagcACTGAAG GTAATTGCCGAAAACCTTTCCGAGGAAGAAATTATGGGCTTGAAGGAAATGTTCAAATCTATAGACACAGACAACAATGGAACAATCACTTTTGAAGAGTTGAAAGCTGGTCTTCCAAAACTGGGTACTAAGCTTTCTGAGTCCGAAGTGAGGCAGTTAATGGAAGCG GCTGATGTTGATGGAAACGGAACAATTGATTACATTGAGTTTATAACAGCTACCATGCACATGAATAGAATGGAAAGAGAGGACCATCTATACAAGGCATTTGAATATTTTGACAAGGACAAGAGCGG GTACATCACAATGGAAGAGTTGGAGCAAGCCCTTATGAAATATAATATGGGTgattccaaaacaataaaagagaTCATTGCAGAAGTTGACACAGACCAT GATGGAAGGATTAACTACGAAGAGTTTGTAGCCATGATGAGAAAAGGCAATCCTGAGTTGGCCTCGAACAGACGGCGCAAATGA